The following nucleotide sequence is from Podospora bellae-mahoneyi strain CBS 112042 chromosome 1 map unlocalized CBS112042p_1, whole genome shotgun sequence.
CTTTGTGGGTACCGTGGCGGTGGCTTGATAAAGTTTTTCCTCATCTCTTCTAGCTGGAAGCCTTTGCTACACTTCACttatcccccctccacccatcTTGCTCTTTTGTCTACGCTCATTTTAAAATTTTCACCTCTCCCTGTTTCTTTGGCACCTCTACTTCTCCCTCCCGAGATTTTTGGGTTCACTTACCATCCATCACTTCACTTTTATCCACGCCCTCCTCAATTCAGGACAGTAAAAGCTCACTAttttcaacaacagccgcaAAACTCCTCGCTCTAGACATCACCGAGTCATCACCAAGTCGATACCATGGCGAAATCAAAGAACAGCAGACAGAAGGGCCGAAAGAATACCACTCAAAAGGGTGAATCCAGTGCCCAGGCTGCCAGACGCGCTACCCAACTGGAGCTTCCAGAGGGTTACCAGAAACTTAGCCCCAACAACGGTGGCTCCAGCAGCTCTGGCCATCCCAGAGGCAATGGGAAGCTCAGCAATGAGTCTAAGAAAACCCAGGATTCTGCCAGTTCTGCTGGAAAGCTGTCTCATTCATACCCCAAGCCGTGGGAGATGTCAAAGCTTTATGTAATTCTCAATTCTGATCCTTTGCCGGCACCCACGCTAACAGTTTCACAGGGTGCTCCCACTGACAAACCTGGAACTCTGAACTTCAACTACGATCGTCCCTGGGTTTCTCTTGAGGGCAAGCATGTGAAGTATGAGCTCGCCACCGCTCTTGAGAAGGGTCGCCGTGAGATGTTGCCTGCTGTGTTCCCTGACTACATGCCGGAGCAGAAGCAGGAAGTTCGGAACCAGTACGAGAGAAGTGGCTTGTTGAAGTTGTTTGAGGCTCGTGACAGCTGCAACAAGAATGCCCCGAAAGTTCCTGGGTTTTTGGGTGGCGTAAGTTTTGTCCTAGTTTCCCTGTTCCAAAATTGCCGAACTGACACTGTTGTATAGATCAACCCTGACATGATCTCGATTGAAGACACTACGCAAGTGGGCGCCAACGATGCGAACCCATTCATTGGATTCCTCACTCAGATTGATCTCGCCAGAGAGATCGTCAATCTCTTGCATCCGAGTGTGCGCGATATCACGGCATTGACCTTCACATGCAAACAGGCCGGCCAATACGTCGACCGAATCATGGTTAGTGCCTCGCCTCTAACATCTTCAACCTATATTCAGTGTTAACCTTATGTCAGGAACGCTGGGACTATACCACCGGGAAGAATTTCGCTGATGTTTATCTCCCCAAATTCGGCAACGATGGAGGAGAAATCAAGAGAGCTGGTGTACGGAGCGACATTCTGGTCATcacaccaacctcccccaaacccccgaGTCGCACGCCATATCTCGATGATTTCGGAAGGACTCTTCATATTAGTAAGGATATATCAATGTTTCCTCAGCTAAATTCATGCTAACTCATTCTTCTAGTCAAGGTCATGGTTAGCATTCCGCAGAGTTTCCGACACGTTGTCCTTGACCGGCTACCTTTTTTGGACGTCAACATGGTGGGTCTGGTTATCAGCTCCATGCCCAACCTTGAGAGCTTGGCCATCTCGCGTTGCGACCTTCTCGACGTCGCCAAACTCCCTGCATTGATCAAGATCATCAAGGAGCATCCGAGAACGCCCTACAACAAAGGCAAGGCCAAAGCCTTACGCACCAGTAACGCTGTAGAGAGCGAGAATGTTGGAGAGAACGGCGGCCAGAACAGTAACGGTAACAGCAGTGCGGATGACAGCCGCTCTACGGAGGACGAAGACCAGACGAGCAGCAACGACACATCCCTGTTGACTGAGCCCGACACCAGCTTGATCTCTACGGATACAGCAGCAACCTCGGTGGGTGATGAAGACCAGACGGGCATCGACGTCACAGCAGCGACCATGGAAGCTGAGGGTAACGCTCCAATCCACTATATACGATTGGATTTCAGCCCTTTCTTCTTCCGCGGCCCCAACACTTGCGAACGACTTGGATCTTTTGGTGTTACGTACAACGAGCCCACATTCCACACCCCAAAGGCCGTGGTAGCTCTTATGATGCAGTGTTGGGACGACGCGGATACTATCGGGATGGACTTGATGAGCGATagctcttctttcttcagCTTCGTCCGTCGTCTTCCCGGCTGGAACTGCTTATGGTCCTTGAAAGCGCGGGATGCTATGCTGTCGTTTAAGCGGGAGACCAGCGGTATCGTGCTCCCAGAAGACTTCCAGCGCACAGTCGAGCGCACAGCTCGCTCCGAGATCATCGCAGAGAATCACGGCAGTTCTAGGGTTGCCCAGTCAGCCTTCCTTGATCAAGTCACAACCCGTGTCGTAAAGCTCCGAAAGGAGAAGCACGACGAAATCAAGAAGGAAGCCCAGAACCGCTTTTGCGATGATCTGATGGCAGCTACCAGCGGCAACGACTTCAGGCCGTCGGATTACCCTCTCCCGAACAGTATAGCGTTCTATCTCGGTAACGCTGAAAACCACAACGCCTTCGGGTACTGGCGTCGGCAGTATTTATGTCAAGGCTGCAAAAAACTCCTGCCCCGCGTCCTGTTTGCAATCGAACTCGATGATTGTTGGGGCTGCAAGATGGTCGCCTTCGTCAGGGACATGGAGAGCAGCGACCTTCGCCGCTGGAAGCAAAGCGCTATTGGGTATTACCTCAAGGGTCTGGACATAAAGAAAGGGTCACTGACTGATGTCATTGACCCGGCCCGAGATCGACACTTGACGGCAGCTCTCGGGGCGGCCAAGGTAGCCGATTCTATCTGGCTGAAATTTATGAACTTCTCCCCGACCGATCCGGTGGTGTACCCCCTTGAGCCACCCAACCTACACAGGAACACCGCCGCTTACTCACGTTATCGGTGGAAACATAATTGGCCAGAGCAGGCGTTTGATTACCGGGAGGGTGGTCCTCAACATGAGGATCCCTTCAAGCACCCAAACTCCGACTGGGAAGACACCGAGCTCTGCGGCGGTGAGCCTCCCGAAAGCTTTAACGCCAATTTCCGGTGGTCAGAGGAAGCCAGTACGACTCTCTTTGAGGAGTATATCCGTCGAAACGGACTCGCGAAGCAGATCACCGATCCCGAGGCCCAGAAGAGGATCGCCGCTGCAAAGGATTGGGAGAAGATTCGGCGTCTCACCGGGCCAAAGGATTATTCAAAGAACGGAATGTGGCACCTTGGACGGGACCTCAGGCGCTACTACCAGAATCAGGGTGACAAGTCGATTCATGCCTTGATTCACGGAAGGGTCGAGAAGTGCATTTGGTCCTTCAACACGCCTATGCTGCGTCCCTTTGACCTGGACCACCCGATTCCAGACAAGCGGGTCGACTACGAAGCCTgggaggagctcaaggagcgTGAGATTTGGGAGTTGGTTCCTGCTGGCCACTCTAGGCGGTGGCTGTGAGCAGTCTGATTCCAGGTCGTCCacaaggaaggaaggaggaaGGGAGATGTTCGATAAGTGTGGCTCTGTCTTCAAAGGATCAGaaaacagccaaaaaaaaaaaaggtgagaAGCAAAAAATGAACCAAAACAAAGAGAAATATGGGGGCAATTTCTTGGTCAACTTTTTCACCGTCCGAGGGCATCATCAGGGTCATCTGGAAGGTTTTACAGCATATTTAGCATTTTTCCTGGTGTGCATAAGGGGGTTTATATCCGGACAGCAAAAGGGCATGGACTCGAGATTAagagtttggggggggggaggggagccaTCAGATTTCAGCACGCATTTGAGATTTCGAGCGAGGAGTTAGCAGGTTTATGGCGGTGGTTTGGGGCATGGCGTTAACAGATACAAGGAAAACGgcatgattgatgatggacGGCAGGGAATTATGAGGATCATGAGGATAATGAGGACTGGGGGGGAGCTGGATCCCAGGGAGATAGCCAAGAAAAAGCCTGGGTTGGTTTTTTTACCTTGTGTGATTCTTGAGTGAAACCTGTGTGCATGCAACTCAAAGTGATTGACGCCTCGCATTGAACACACAGATTCGTGATGATGCTGCAATAGGTATGTTGCGGGAAGGGGGTAATATTTGCACATGGAGATGAAAAGAACCTCAAAGGTGCAACCCTGACCAAGTTCCACAACATCCTGCTTGACGTAATGACTCAATCAGCGACACCACTCGCTCGTTATTCCAGGCGTATCTACCATGTAAAATATCACCCCTTCGGTTCAGTATTTTACTGCCTTCAATTCAGCTAGCTGGTCAAGTATTCACGGGATAAATCATGGATACTCACCCCTTAACAGACACCCTCATGTCACGGATGAACATAGACAAAGTTCTAGACAGCAGTTAAGCATCCTCCCTGCCTGAATACACCCCTTGTCTGATTGCCAACAGCGCTACTCATAAAGCCACAGCGCTATTCCCTACAGAAAACAAAATAAACTTCCCGGTCCAAGCAATATCTCTCAACCCCCCGCCTTTGGGGCTTCTTCCCTCTCTCGAACTTCTTCCCTCTCTTAATGGTCTTCTTCAAGCGACATTTGTATCGCTAActgctcatcatcttcggGCGAACCCTCGCTCTCAGATCCATCCAATTCTCCAGGCGGCGGACTTTTGTCACCACCTTTGTCACTCAAtgcctcctcatctccatctgAATCAGACGCTTTAAAAAATTGCCAGGTCTCCTTTGCCTGAGGTAGAGCAtccttcccaacctccacctcaacctgcAATTTATTTCCCTCCATTATATTGGTCACAAAGTCAAGAAGTTCCAAATCCGTGTTTCTTCGAC
It contains:
- a CDS encoding uncharacterized protein (EggNog:ENOG503P7SE) — its product is MAKSKNSRQKGRKNTTQKGESSAQAARRATQLELPEGYQKLSPNNGGSSSSGHPRGNGKLSNESKKTQDSASSAGKLSHSYPKPWEMSKLYGAPTDKPGTLNFNYDRPWVSLEGKHVKYELATALEKGRREMLPAVFPDYMPEQKQEVRNQYERSGLLKLFEARDSCNKNAPKVPGFLGGINPDMISIEDTTQVGANDANPFIGFLTQIDLAREIVNLLHPSVRDITALTFTCKQAGQYVDRIMERWDYTTGKNFADVYLPKFGNDGGEIKRAGVRSDILVITPTSPKPPSRTPYLDDFGRTLHIIKVMVSIPQSFRHVVLDRLPFLDVNMVGLVISSMPNLESLAISRCDLLDVAKLPALIKIIKEHPRTPYNKGKAKALRTSNAVESENVGENGGQNSNGNSSADDSRSTEDEDQTSSNDTSLLTEPDTSLISTDTAATSVGDEDQTGIDVTAATMEAEGNAPIHYIRLDFSPFFFRGPNTCERLGSFGVTYNEPTFHTPKAVVALMMQCWDDADTIGMDLMSDSSSFFSFVRRLPGWNCLWSLKARDAMLSFKRETSGIVLPEDFQRTVERTARSEIIAENHGSSRVAQSAFLDQVTTRVVKLRKEKHDEIKKEAQNRFCDDLMAATSGNDFRPSDYPLPNSIAFYLGNAENHNAFGYWRRQYLCQGCKKLLPRVLFAIELDDCWGCKMVAFVRDMESSDLRRWKQSAIGYYLKGLDIKKGSLTDVIDPARDRHLTAALGAAKVADSIWLKFMNFSPTDPVVYPLEPPNLHRNTAAYSRYRWKHNWPEQAFDYREGGPQHEDPFKHPNSDWEDTELCGGEPPESFNANFRWSEEASTTLFEEYIRRNGLAKQITDPEAQKRIAAAKDWEKIRRLTGPKDYSKNGMWHLGRDLRRYYQNQGDKSIHALIHGRVEKCIWSFNTPMLRPFDLDHPIPDKRVDYEAWEELKEREIWELVPAGHSRRWL